In Lactococcus protaetiae, the genomic window ATTGTTCAAATGCATACTCAATCAATCGCGTAACTCCCTCATAGGCGTAACCTTTGCGCCAATAATTACGATTTATCCACCACCCTATTTCAAAAATATTAGCTTGTTCTGAATAAAATGGCTTAAATAGCAGATAACCTAACAGTTTTCCATTCATTTTTTCTTCTACCGCAACGGCTTTTCTCCCACTGATACAGAAGTTCTGCAAAAATTCCTTAGTTTGCTTTAAAGAATAGATAGGTTCACAAAATCTCATTGTTTCTCTATCTCCAAAAATTTCTTGTAAATCTTCTAAATCACTTTCTTTAAAATCTCGTAAAATCAAACGCTCTGATTCAATTTCCATCGTATTCCCATTCTCCTAATACTTGTTTAACCAAGCAAGTGTCTGCTACCTTCGCCCTTTGGGCTACGCTGTCCACACTCGTTATAGTGGGCTAAACTCTGGACAGTCGCTGTGGTAACCTAATAAAGCAGCAAAGCGAAAGGTTCGCTACGCTATCCATTTGCTTACCAAGTGGCAGTATAACTGCAGTTAATCTGACTAATCAACTAAAATTATTTAGTGATTAACCAGTATAAAGCACTAGTTGCACAATTGCTAAAGATACAATCCCAACAAGAACAATAAGCAGCAAATTTTTAGTTAAAATTGCTGCTATCACTGTTGGGATAGAGGCCCATAAATTATTCCAATCCACTGAGGGAAAATGTCCCAAATGTTGCACAAATAGATTGGATACCCATAGTGCAGACATAATCACAATCGGAACAAAGCTTAAATACTCGACTAAAAGCTTAGATAAAGTCATTTTTTTTAGCAAAATAAAAGGAAGAACGCGCGAAAGCCAAGTCACAAGTCCACATCCTAAGATAGTTAATAAAGTAAATTCAAAAGAAGACACGTTTAACCCCACTCCCACAGCACATACAATCAAAGTCACAAATAGGACAAGTAAATTACTCGGAATAATCATCAAACCAAAATAGAATAAAACAAAAGTTATTCCAATCATTATTAATTGAAGAAGCTTTCCTAGACTTTTATCGCTAATGAGTTGCAAATATAAAAGACCAATGAACATCGCGATAACCGCAAATCCCAAGCCCAACTTTCTTGGGTCTGTCAAAAGGTTTCCTAGTAACGCCCCAACAACAGTCGCCACATTCCAAACCATATAAGACAAAAGATTTGCCGCATTAAACCAAGGAAAACTAAGTTTTCCTCCTGTATAATTTTGCTTGTTCATCCCCAGTGCGAAACTTTCGTCTGTCAACAAAGTGCCAAGAAAAATATTTTTGAGCAAACTTTCTTTTTTAAAGTAAGAGGCAGTGGTCATGCTCATCAAAATCATACGTGAGTTAACCAAAAATACACTCAAAATAATTGATAGAATAGGACTTTTATCAGCAAGTAGTGTAATCATGATAAATTGAGCTGAGCCAGCATATACAATCAGCGACAACAAAAAAACAATCAATACGCTAAAATTAGCTGCATGCCCAATCATTCCAAATGCTAAGCCAATTCCGATATAACCAAAAACCGTTGGCAAAGTATCTCGCAATCCTTGTTTAAAAGTCAGTTCTGAATTCATAATCTCTCAAATTTCTAATGCTATAGCTAAGCCACTCTAAAATCCAACCAAGATTGCTCAAAAATTAATTGAGTTCGGTGTGCTAGAAGCTAGGAAAATAGATGCTCCGCTGTCCATTCGCTCTATGCGAGTAAACTCGCTAGGCGAAATGGCAACTTGGAACCTGTCCTTGCGGACAGAACCTCAATTTCCTAATTTTCTACGCTTCTGAACGAGCGCACCTCACATCTTATTTTCGTCAGACTGAGGCGGAAGGACGCAGGGTTGCTGGCGCAAGTCAAGGACGGCAACGAAAGACTGACGGAAAATTTGAGGGATTTTAGAGTGGCTTGGTTATATTTACTTCTAAATACAACTACCCTACTGAAATAATATATTTAGCCAATGAGCAAATCCATCTTGAATCGCTCTAAAATAGTGTGTTTATCCATTATATAAAAAAACAGGGAATTTTTCCTGTTCTAATAAGGCTCATTGAAGTTTTACTACTGTTTTATCAAAGCAAGTGCGTGCTATCTCCGCCTTACTATGCTATCGATTTCACTTAAGCCACTAGGTGAAACAACTATCCTATCCGTTGCTGCTTTAGCGCCAACGGCTATCCTATAAAGTGGCAAGTTCAAATCACAATCTGCTAAAGCAGCAAGGCGAAATGGTTCGCTACGGTGCTAGGTGCTTCGCACACCGTTCTGCGAACGGTCTACGCAACTTCGTTTGATTGCCATTGGCTGTAAGGCACTAAAGTGCCGATGAACATTTGCCCTCTATCTCTAAGTCACTAAAGTGACAAGAATAGAGGCAACGCCAAATGGCAATCAAACGGACAGCGGAGCGGAGCGAAGATAGCAACTAGAGAAAATTGACAAACGTTTTACGAAACTCCCACTGAATAAGTCCTGACTTCATTTCTAGCCGAAACCTTTATTTATATTAAGGATACAGGTAGGAAAACAATACTTTTTTCCTTTCATAGTCTTGATAAGTGTATCAAACGAAAGATATGTTTTCATGGATTATTCCGCATTATCCTTTGAAGTCCTAAAATGCATGGACAACTGATGCAACATAAATCAAAGCAACTATTATTTTTTCTTTTTACCTTTTTTCATTTTCTTTTGAGCTCTTTTCATTGCTTGCTTCATGGCAAATTCAGTAGCCTTTCCTTTAAGGCCTCCACCGAACATCGAAGACATATCTGGTGTTCCGCTGCCTCCCATCATACCTGATAAATCTCCTAATTGGCTCATATCAGGCATTCCTGCAGGTAGCTTCCCATTTTTAGGAAGATTAGGCATACCCGCACCGCCCATCATTTTTTGCATCATTGCATTCATATCACCATTCATGATACCTTGCATCATTTCTTTAGACTGATTGAACTGCTTGATAAACTTGTTTACTTCAATAAATGAATTTCCTGAACCTGTAGCAATACGCCGTCTTCTAGCCGGTGATAAATCCACTTCAAGATGACGTTCTGCTGGCGTCATTGATAAAACCATCGCACGTTTTCTTGCAATATCTTTAGGGTCAACTTTGACTTTGTCAAGTCCAGGCATTTGCGACATTCCAGGAATCATCTTCATAATATCTTCCATTGGTCCCATGTTGGTTACTTGGTCAAGTTGTTCAACAAAATCTTCAAAATCAAAACGATTTTCTGCCATTTTTTCGGCAAGTTTTGCAGATTGTTCCTCATCAAATTGTGCTTGCGCCTTTTCAATCAGCGTAAGCATATCGCCCATACCAAGAATTCTTGAACTCATCCGGTCTGGATAAAATGTTTCAAGATCTGTTAATTTTTCACCTGTCCCAGTGAATTTAATCGGTTTCCCTGTGATTTCTCGAATAGATAGCGCCGCACCACCACGTGTGTCACCATCAAGTTTTGTGATAATTACACCTGTAATATCTAGCTTTTCATCGAATGTTTTAGCAACCTGTGCTGCCACTTGCCCTGTCATTGCATCGACGACAAGTAAAATTTCTGTTGGTTGGGCAAGAGCCTTGATTTGATGCAACTCATCCATAAGTCTATCATCAATTTCAAGGCGACCTGCTGTATCAATCAATACGTAATCTTTGCGTTCTTCTCGAGCTTTTTCTAGTCCATTTCTAACAATATTAACAGGGTTTTCTGCTGTCCCTTCATCATAAACTGGAACATCAAGCTGAACACCTAAGGTCTTTAACTGGTCAATCGCTGCTGGTCTGTAAACGTCAGCAGCAATCATTAAAGGACGAGCATTCTGCTCCTCTTTGAGTTTTTTAGCAAGTTTTCCAGCAAATGTTGTTTTACCAGCCCCTTGCAGTCCAACCATCATGATAATTGTAGGAATTTTTGGAGACTTGAGAAGTTCTGCTTCTCCTCCTCCAAGAATCGCTGTTAATTCTTCGTCTACAATTTTTATTACTTGTTGAGCAGGGTTGAGTGCCTCTGAAACCTCTGTACCAATCGCACGTTCACGAATTGCTTTGATAAATTTTTTGACAACAGGAAGTGCAACGTCGGCTTCTAAAAGCGCAACACGTATCTCTTTAGTGATTTCCGCTACATCTGTCTCTGTAATTTTTTTCTTTCCACGTAAATTTTTAAAAACGTTCTGCAAACGCTCTGTTAAATTCTCAAATGCCATTTTCTATTCCAATCTCTTTTTTACATTGATTTGTTCATACTATAAAAATCACTTTAAAATCCGCCAAGTGACGGATGAAATAAGCGAAGCTTGCACTAAAAGCATAGTTGGACAAAAGCAATATTTCTGAACAACTTTAGTGTTCTTATTATAACATTTCTTTTAAAAAAATTGAATACATCAATGGTCTGAGGGAATTTTTCATTTTTTAAATTTTTTAGGACTCGGTATAAGTTTACCAACTATAAAACCAAGCAACAATGCTGGAATAATCATAAAATAATCAAATTTTTGCTGCTTCTGACTCGACTTTTTTGTTTGCTTGAGATCTTGATTCTTTTTATCAAGCTTTGTTGATTTTTTAGTAGCCGTTTGCATTGTTTTTGGTTGCTTTGAAAGTTCTGACGAGACTGTATGACTGAGCAATGCTGGAGTTAATCCTCTGGAGCGCTTAGCCATCCGTGTTTTCTTTAGCTTTTCTATTGATTCGGATAGTGGTAAACTGGAGCGGAGTTCCAAAGTTTTGTAACTTACTGACATATTTTTGGGTGTCGAGTCTATTGTTGTCAGTAATTTATCATCATCCGTAATCAATGGAACACTCTCCGCTTCAGAAACAACGTTGGAACTATCTATTGATGCATTGTCAGCAGCATCTGGTAATATTATCGTATCATCAACATCTGGAGTATTAGGCAATGTCGTTGTAATCTCATTGTTGAGCGGAACAGCATCAGGTAATGTCATTGGGCTGTCAGTACTGACAGTGGCTTCGTCATTAACATTTGGAGTATCAGACGAGGACGTTCCATTATTGGGGGAAACAGCATCAGGCAATGTTACTGGGTTGTCAGCACTAACAGTTGTTTCGTCATTGTTTCCTTTCGTATCACTTTCATTGTCAGTACTTTCTGAAATGGAATCACCAGTGGATACCATATTTTCCCCTAACCAACTTTTTTGGATTGTTCCATCACTACTGACAGAAATCATTCTTACGCCCGTCAGAGGTAAATCATCAAGCTGCCCAAACAGTGGACTGACTTTATTGAAAGTATCATCCGCTAGAGTCACGCCAATCCCAAGTGTTAAAGATGACACAGGACTCCCTGAAAATGCTTCTGAGTCAACAATTGTCCGTGCATTATCTGCAAATGTAATATTAATCAGTTGATTACTTTGGAAAGCCTTACTCATAATTTCTGTAACATTATCTCCAAATGAAACTTCTGTCAGCAAATTATTTGCGAAAGCTCTCGTTGCAATTTTAGATACTGATGACGGGAAAATAATGTTTGTCAGTGCGTTGCCAGCAAAGGCGTCTGTTTTAATGTTTTGAACATTGTTTCCTAATATTACACTGGTCAATGCTTTTTTATAATAATCTGGATAGCTTGTTGTTGTTTGGAAAGCGCTCGTATTAATATCTGTAACATTATTTCCAATGACAACCGAATGCAACCCCATATTTGAAAAAGCGTAAGCACCAATAGAGGTCACTCTGTAGCTTAGTCCATCAGTACTGACAGAATCTGGAATGATAGCATCAGCACCAGCGCCTCCTGAAAATGTAGTGACTGTCGCCGTTTGACTGGTGTTATCTAAAGTATAGGTTATTCCTTGATTGTCCGTATAAGTCTGTGTTGCAGTTGCTGCTTGTACTGACAGCTCTATCAGTGATTTCGGTATCTCTGAAACAAGTGGTCCTAAACTTACAACAAGCAATCCTGTGATAATAATTACTTTTGAATGTCTTAATTTATACATAAAAAACCTCCTAACTTTCTATACGAAAATTTGGAGGTTTTGTCACTCATAGTGTAAATAAAATTAATTTTTTTCTGAAAGTTCGCTGAAATCTAAACGAATTGGATTCGCACTTTTAGTTTTATCAAAGCAAATGCGTGCTATCTCCACCCTTTGGGATACGCTGTCGATGCATGCACCACAGGTATCCGTAGAACATTTGTCCTCTATTCGTAAGTCAGCAGAGCTGACAACGATAGAGGCATTCGATCTATCTCCGCTTTGCTCCGCTGTCGATTTCACTAAGCCACTAAAGTGGCAAGTTCAAATCGCAATCTGCTGAAGCAACAAGGCGAAATGGTTCGCTACGGTGCTACGTGCTTCGCACGCCGTTCTACGGACAGCGGAGCGCAGCGAAGATAGCGACTAGAGAAAATGGACGAATGTTTTACGAAACTCCCACTGAATAAGTCTTGACTTCATTTATTATTTTTTTTGCCATAACGTTTGTTAAGCTCTTGTGGTTGACGTGCTTCCATCACAACCGGAAGAATCACTGGTTTACGTTTTGTTTGTTCATAAAGGAATTTGCCAAGTGCATCACGAATATTTCCCTTGATGTCCGCCCAGTCAAACTCTCTGCCTGCTAAATATTTATCCACGGTTTCATTAACTAATTCTCCCGCTTCACGCATTAAGTCACGAGAGGTTTTTACGTAGACAAATCCGCGCGTGTGAACACGTGATTTACTAACAATTTTACGCTCTGTTTTAGAAATTGTAATCACTGCGATAAAAATTCCGTCTTCAGACAAAACTTTTCGGTCACGCAAAACCACCGAGCCAATATCTCCCACACCAGAGCCATCAATCATAACATTTTCTGCTGAAATAACTCCTGTTGGAAGCATTTCTCCCTTTTCAAACTCAACAGATTCTCCACGTTTAGCAATAAAAATATGCTCAGGCAAAATACCCATTTCCATTGCTAATTCAGCGTGAGCGCGAAGTTCACGATACTCCCTTGAATCGGAATCAGATTTTTAGGACGTAAGATATCAAGCATAAACTGCAAATCACGCGCGTTGGCATGACCTGAAATTTTTAAATCTGAGCCAAGCATTTTCATGACACCGCCAGCTTTATAAATATCATTTTCAATGCGTGCAATCGTCGTTTCGTAAGAAACCGATGGACTTGTAACCGCAAGAACAAGGTCACCATCTTTGATTTGAACGTATTTGTGACGGTGATGTGCCATATCTCCAAGCGCTTTTAATGGTTCTCCCATGCGACCTGTTTCCAAAATAACAAGTTCATTATCATTATATTTTTTGATTTCTGAAGGTTTAATCACTGATTTTTTATCCACAACTCGAAGTTTTTTCAAACGTGTTGCCGTTTCAATGATTTGGTCCATATCTTCACCTGTGAAAGCAAGACGACGTCCTATTTTAATTGCAGCATCAATCGTTTGTTGAATACGTCCCAGATTCCCCGCATTACAAGCAATAATCACGCGACCTTCACTATCATTGATATAATCATATATCTTGTCATAAATCTCATGTTCACTAGCGGACTGTAGTGTTGATAAAGCATTAGGTGACGAAGACAACAGAGCAAGCACCCCATTGTTACCAATCTCGGCAAGACGACGCATATTTGTCCGATACCCCTTTGCTACTGCAGGGTCAAACCTGAAATCTCCTGTATAAACAACATTACCAGACTTCGTAGAAATAACTATTCCTAAACTTTCAGGAATCGTATGTGTTGTGGAGAAGAACGAAACTACAGCTTTGCCAAAGTCAATTTCTGTATCTTCATTGACCACATGAAAGTCATTAAACTTACGGCTATCCGCATAGTTTTTTACATTAATTTTTGCAAGTTCAATTGTGAGTTCGGAGCCAAATACAGGAACACGAAGCTCAGATACAATATAGGGAAGTGCACCAATGGAGTCCGCATGACCATGAGTCAAAAAGATACCAGCCACACGGTCTGCATTTTCCAAAAGATAAGTAATATCAGGAATCACAAAGTCAACTCCCAACATTTCTATTTCTGCGTATTTTAGCCCAGCATCAAGCACAAAAATCTGCTCATCGACCTCAACCAAATACATATTTTTACCAAATTCACGTACACCACCTAAAGGGGTGATTTTAATATTAGACATAAAAACCTTTCGTTTTAAGAACAAATTGCTCTTATCAGTGTAAATTATAATTTTTTCGACATAAAAACGCTCTGTAAGTGCTGACAGAATTCTGTCAGTAAATTCCAGATTTTCTAGGACAATATAACCTTATCTTGCAAATGTAAGGTCGTACCATGACAGAGTTTTTTACTTTATCCTTGCCGTATTCACTCTCGTAAACGGTCGAGTGGGACAAGCGATAAAAACAAGCTTCATTACATTTAAGTTAGGAAGCTACAATAAAAGAGACTGGCATTCCAATCTCTACCGAGAATACACTAACATAAGTTTAACCCAAACTAATTAAAAAATCAAGTAGATAAGAAAGTCTGTTATCTCTCTCCCTTCTGTTTCCGCATTGACTCTCTAGCAAACAGTCACTTATTAATAAGTTTAACTTAGTAGGTGCGTGCTCATTCCCACACCAATGAAGTAATCACTTCAATACCATATGAAGTCAAGACTTATTCAGTGGGAGTTTCGTAAAACATTTGTCCATTTTTTCTAATCACTATCTCCGCTGTGCTACGCTGTCCGTTTGCTTTGATAAAATCATATTCATTTTGATTTATCACTAAATCGTCCTATAATAAAGAGTGTGTATTTCAAAAACAACAATACAAGAAAGGAAATTTTATGAATATTAATCTGTTAACTCAGCTGGACTGGTTAGTTCGTTTAGTTATAGCCGGAATCTGTGGCTATACGATTGGTTATGAAAGAAATAGTCGTTTAAAAAATGCTGGAGTGAGAACTCATCTGATTGTCGCCTTGAGCTCTGCCTTGATGATTATAGTTTCAAAATATGGTTTTATGGATATCATCAACCTTCATGGCGCCACGCTTGACCCTTCACGTATTGCTGCCCAAGTCGTAAGCGGGATTGGCTTTTTAGGAGCCGGTATGATTTTCGTGCATAACCAATCTGTCAATGGACTTACCACTGCTGCTGGAATCTGGGCAACAGCTGGAATTGGAATGGCAATAGGTTCAGGTTTGTATTTTATCGGGATCGCCGCAACACTTCTGATACTCCTTTTTCAAATTCTCCTACATCAAAATCTGCGATGGATAAAATTACCTGCGAGTGACCGTCTTATCCTACAATTTTCTGACATTGAGGGAATTAACTTCGTTCAAAAAATCTTGAAAGAAAATGATATCAAAATCATCAATCTAAAAGTTGAACGTCAAACAAACAATATTTTACGTGCAGAATTATATCTTAAAATTCCGCAAAATTATGATATTGGTTTATTAATGGATTTATTAAAAGAAAATGACGAAATACAATCTATTGAGTACTGATTTTCACAATTGAAAATTCGAATTACATTTGCTTCAAGAAATAATATAATAAATAGACTGTCCTTTCGGACAGCCTATTATTTTTCTATCTTTTCAATAATTATTTTGGCTTCATCAGAAGTTACTGCAACAAGTGGAAGTCTTAACGCTCCTGTGTTATATCCTTTATGATTAAGTACTGCCTTGATTGGCGCTGGACTAGTGCTACTAAATAACGCATTAATTTTCGGTAAGATTCTACGTTGAATTGCTGCTGCATTTACAAGTTTCCCTTGCTCTAAGTCATTGAACATTTCATTGATTTCATCACCTAAAATATGGCTGGCAACAGAGATTACTCCTTGTCCACCCAAAGCTTTTGCATGAAAAGCAAGTCCATCTTCTCCCGTATAAACAAGAAAATCAGCTGGCGCATTTTCAATCAGATAAGCAATATTGTCTGTATTTGTGCACTCCTTTACGGCAATAACATTATTTAATTGAGCGAGATGCAGCACCGTTTCGGGATGAATTTCTGTGACAACTCGTCCTGGGATATTATACAAGATGATTGGTAATTCGGAAGCTTCAGCAATAGCTTTAAAATGTTGATAAACTCCCTCTTGCGTTGGTTTATTGTAGTAGGGCGTCACTGCAAGACCCGCATCAATATAGCCTAACTTTGCCACTTCTTTTACAAATTCGATAGAATCGCGAGTATCATTCGTTCCAACACCTGCGATAAGTGGCACGCGCCCCGCTACAATCCGATTAACTTCAGCGAAAATCGCTAATTCTTCATCATGAGTCAAAGTTGGAGATTCAGCGGTTGTTCCTGCCAAAATAAAACCTTCAGTATGATGAGCGAGTAAGTCCTCTATCAATTTTGGAAATGCTTCAAAGTTAATTTCACCATTTTCATCAAATGGTGTGACAAGTGCAGTGATAATCCGCGCACTTTTCAATTTTTCAATTGCTTCTTTTGCTGACATAATTTCTCCTTTTGGTTGTTAGGTCATAATCAATGAAGTCAAGACTTATTCAGTGGGAGTTTCGGCTCACTACTGAATTTAGGGTACAACCTCTAGATGTAACAACTAAGCGACCTGTACGCAGCTAAAGCTGCAACAGTCTGCTTAACATCTTCGATATGAGGTCACACCGTAGCAAAGCTGCGTTATACATTCGCTCTATCTTCGCTTTGCTACGTTGTCGATTTCACTAACCGACTGAAGTCGCAAGGCGAAGTGGTCTTGCCCTCTACCTTTTAGGTAAGGGATTAGCACGCACTTGCTCTGATAAAAAAACAAAAAACCTCTATTTTTGTGCAAAAGAGGTTCTTAAAAGTTCGTCAAAAATGATTTTGATTAGCTCAACTTTCTATCAGTGCTGACAGAAAGACAGTCTGACGGATTTAACCTGTCAGCCCAAGAAAAACCTTGTGGAAATTTTTCTTTCGGCAAAATACGCCGCCGCCAGTTTCATCGCATCCACCGCTCCACTGACTTTTTCGCATTTGCAACCTCTAATTTGTTTGAACTATTATAACACATTTTCATGCGTTCGCCAAGTTTTAAATCTATCTCAGCTATTGATTTGAATTCCAACATATCACAAGATGATTAGAGTATTTTTCAATAGTTTGATTCGTTTACAATCAATCTAATAAAATCCTGCAAAACTCTTTGATTGGGTTTATGAATGTTTTCTGGAAGTTGGTCAAGCGGAAACCATGCGAGCTGCTGAACTTCATCAGGCTGAGGACTTAACTTTCCTGTGAAATCACGACAAATATAATAAACATTGGGCATATAAATTTGGTCGCCATTAGGATAAGTCATAAAACGGTCTTGACCTGAGTAAATCCCCAACAATTCAAGAGTTCCAGCCTTTAGTCCTGTTTCTTCAAAGAGTTCACGACGTGCTGTATCTTCAAGTTCTTCTCCAACCTCAATACCTCCTGCGTGCAAAGCCCAAGTTCTGTTGTCTTGACGCTGTTGTAAGAGGATTTTGTTGTCATGGTAGATAATCACACCTGCGCCAAGATAAATCAGAAGTTCATGACCAATTTTCTCACGAATTTTTCTGATATAACTCATTTAAGTTCAAACTTCAAATCTTTTGTTGCTCGAACTAAGCCACGTTCATGCAGCGTTTCTGCGATTTGCACCGAATTCCATGCCGCTCCTTTGAGCAGATTATCTGATACGACCCACAGATGAACACCATTTTCGACATCAAGGTCTTTACGGATTCGTCCAACAAAAGTTTCACGTCGTCCAACTGAGTTAATTGCTTGTGGATAAATTTGATGTGCGACATCATCTTCAAGGACTGCACCAGGAAATTCAGAAATAAGGCGCTTCACTTCTTCAATAGGTGCAACTTTTTCAGTTTCAACATAGACAGACTCAGAGTGTCCATAGAGTACAGGGATACGTACACAAGTCGCTGAAACCGCAATAGAATCATCTTCCATAATTTTTTTGGTTTCATTTGTCATTTTCATTTCTTCGTAAGTATAATCATTGTCAGTAAAAACATCAATTTGAGCAAGTGCATTATAAGCAATTGGATAGTGCTTTTTATCACCTGCTGATGGCAAAATGTTTGCTGACAACTCTGTCAGGGGTGTTCCATCCAATGCTTCTTGCAACTCACGATTTGTTTCATTGATTGCAGACTGACCTGCACCACTGACCGCTTGATAAGTGCTGACAATGATACGTTTGAGTCCATAAGCACGTCTTATAGGCTCAAGCGCAATCATCATTTGAATCGTTGAGCAAT contains:
- the ffh gene encoding signal recognition particle protein; this translates as MAFENLTERLQNVFKNLRGKKKITETDVAEITKEIRVALLEADVALPVVKKFIKAIRERAIGTEVSEALNPAQQVIKIVDEELTAILGGGEAELLKSPKIPTIIMMVGLQGAGKTTFAGKLAKKLKEEQNARPLMIAADVYRPAAIDQLKTLGVQLDVPVYDEGTAENPVNIVRNGLEKAREERKDYVLIDTAGRLEIDDRLMDELHQIKALAQPTEILLVVDAMTGQVAAQVAKTFDEKLDITGVIITKLDGDTRGGAALSIREITGKPIKFTGTGEKLTDLETFYPDRMSSRILGMGDMLTLIEKAQAQFDEEQSAKLAEKMAENRFDFEDFVEQLDQVTNMGPMEDIMKMIPGMSQMPGLDKVKVDPKDIARKRAMVLSMTPAERHLEVDLSPARRRRIATGSGNSFIEVNKFIKQFNQSKEMMQGIMNGDMNAMMQKMMGGAGMPNLPKNGKLPAGMPDMSQLGDLSGMMGGSGTPDMSSMFGGGLKGKATEFAMKQAMKRAQKKMKKGKKKK
- a CDS encoding aspartate-semialdehyde dehydrogenase; amino-acid sequence: MTQYNIAVVGATGAVGTRMLEQLAQSTLPIETVRALASKRSAGKIVEYKDQELVVEELTEDSFEGIDIALFSAGGSVSAKFAPYAVKAGAVVVDNTSFFRQNPNVPLVVPEVNAHALDGHNGIIACPNCSTIQMMIALEPIRRAYGLKRIIVSTYQAVSGAGQSAINETNRELQEALDGTPLTELSANILPSAGDKKHYPIAYNALAQIDVFTDNDYTYEEMKMTNETKKIMEDDSIAVSATCVRIPVLYGHSESVYVETEKVAPIEEVKRLISEFPGAVLEDDVAHQIYPQAINSVGRRETFVGRIRKDLDVENGVHLWVVSDNLLKGAAWNSVQIAETLHERGLVRATKDLKFELK
- a CDS encoding leucine-rich repeat domain-containing protein; this encodes MYKLRHSKVIIITGLLVVSLGPLVSEIPKSLIELSVQAATATQTYTDNQGITYTLDNTSQTATVTTFSGGAGADAIIPDSVSTDGLSYRVTSIGAYAFSNMGLHSVVIGNNVTDINTSAFQTTTSYPDYYKKALTSVILGNNVQNIKTDAFAGNALTNIIFPSSVSKIATRAFANNLLTEVSFGDNVTEIMSKAFQSNQLINITFADNARTIVDSEAFSGSPVSSLTLGIGVTLADDTFNKVSPLFGQLDDLPLTGVRMISVSSDGTIQKSWLGENMVSTGDSISESTDNESDTKGNNDETTVSADNPVTLPDAVSPNNGTSSSDTPNVNDEATVSTDSPMTLPDAVPLNNEITTTLPNTPDVDDTIILPDAADNASIDSSNVVSEAESVPLITDDDKLLTTIDSTPKNMSVSYKTLELRSSLPLSESIEKLKKTRMAKRSRGLTPALLSHTVSSELSKQPKTMQTATKKSTKLDKKNQDLKQTKKSSQKQQKFDYFMIIPALLLGFIVGKLIPSPKKFKK
- a CDS encoding GNAT family N-acetyltransferase; this translates as MEIESERLILRDFKESDLEDLQEIFGDRETMRFCEPIYSLKQTKEFLQNFCISGRKAVAVEEKMNGKLLGYLLFKPFYSEQANIFEIGWWINRNYWRKGYAYEGVTRLIEYAFEQLEVDEIVAETLDNDKSGALVRKLGFDLDKIERTASQDNDGNWCDVFWYKLSSQYWKYK
- a CDS encoding MgtC/SapB family protein; the protein is MNINLLTQLDWLVRLVIAGICGYTIGYERNSRLKNAGVRTHLIVALSSALMIIVSKYGFMDIINLHGATLDPSRIAAQVVSGIGFLGAGMIFVHNQSVNGLTTAAGIWATAGIGMAIGSGLYFIGIAATLLILLFQILLHQNLRWIKLPASDRLILQFSDIEGINFVQKILKENDIKIINLKVERQTNNILRAELYLKIPQNYDIGLLMDLLKENDEIQSIEY
- the dapA gene encoding 4-hydroxy-tetrahydrodipicolinate synthase, with protein sequence MSAKEAIEKLKSARIITALVTPFDENGEINFEAFPKLIEDLLAHHTEGFILAGTTAESPTLTHDEELAIFAEVNRIVAGRVPLIAGVGTNDTRDSIEFVKEVAKLGYIDAGLAVTPYYNKPTQEGVYQHFKAIAEASELPIILYNIPGRVVTEIHPETVLHLAQLNNVIAVKECTNTDNIAYLIENAPADFLVYTGEDGLAFHAKALGGQGVISVASHILGDEINEMFNDLEQGKLVNAAAIQRRILPKINALFSSTSPAPIKAVLNHKGYNTGALRLPLVAVTSDEAKIIIEKIEK
- a CDS encoding AzlD domain-containing protein produces the protein MGLNVSSFEFTLLTILGCGLVTWLSRVLPFILLKKMTLSKLLVEYLSFVPIVIMSALWVSNLFVQHLGHFPSVDWNNLWASIPTVIAAILTKNLLLIVLVGIVSLAIVQLVLYTG
- a CDS encoding NUDIX hydrolase, which codes for MSYIRKIREKIGHELLIYLGAGVIIYHDNKILLQQRQDNRTWALHAGGIEVGEELEDTARRELFEETGLKAGTLELLGIYSGQDRFMTYPNGDQIYMPNVYYICRDFTGKLSPQPDEVQQLAWFPLDQLPENIHKPNQRVLQDFIRLIVNESNY